In Phyllopteryx taeniolatus isolate TA_2022b chromosome 8, UOR_Ptae_1.2, whole genome shotgun sequence, one genomic interval encodes:
- the dusp14 gene encoding dual specificity protein phosphatase 14, whose protein sequence is MGSRSQGFFPHNHHHHHHRSSSMAPLPSSSVPRLLPEGGMAQITPGLFLSRGNVASNRGLLLAKGITCVVNATLELPNFNWPHVEYVKVPLADAPHSPISLYFDGVADKIHTVGRKRGAVLVHCAAGVSRSASLCLAYLMKYHRVSLADAHAWVKARRPVIRPNGGFWRQLIEYERKLFGRNSVKMVQTPYGVIPDIYQRDRRSLAPYWGL, encoded by the coding sequence ATGGGTTCTCGCAGCCAAGGCTTCTTCCCCCacaaccaccaccatcatcatcatcgtagCTCCTCCATGGCGCCCCTGCCATCATCATCGGTGCCCCGGCTGCTTCCCGAGGGCGGCATGGCCCAGATCACGCCGGGCCTGTTCCTTAGCCGCGGCAATGTAGCATCCAACCGCGGCCTGCTCTTGGCCAAGGGCATCACGTGCGTGGTCAACGCCACGCTGGAGCTGCCCAACTTCAACTGGCCGCACGTTGAGTACGTGAAGGTGCCGTTGGCCGACGCGCCGCACTCGCCCATCTCGCTCTACTTCGACGGCGTGGCCGACAAGATCCACACCGTGGGCCGCAAGCGCGGCGCCGTCCTGGTGCACTGTGCGGCGGGCGTCAGCCGCTCCGCCTCGCTGTGCCTGGCCTACCTCATGAAGTACCACCGCGTGTCGCTGGCCGACGCCCACGCCTGGGTCAAGGCCCGCCGCCCCGTCATCCGGCCCAACGGCGGATTCTGGCGCCAGCTCATCGAGTATGAACGCAAGCTCTTCGGAAGGAACTCGGTCAAGATGGTGCAGACACCCTACGGGGTCATCCCAGACATCTATCAGAGGGACCGCCGCAGTCTGGCACCCTACTGGGGACTGTGA